A single region of the Populus nigra chromosome 2, ddPopNigr1.1, whole genome shotgun sequence genome encodes:
- the LOC133681526 gene encoding GEM-like protein 1 isoform X2: MDHNNNNPYLQFAPVPPATSNGHGTNGSMGKICDALNRCGKRVEVATRKAEVYADNIWHHFKVSPSLTDAAMARISQGTKVLTEGGYDKVFQQTFEVLPGEKFLNAYACYISTSTGPVIGTLYISSKKVAFCSEHPFCYYSPTGQQQWMYYKVVVQPDRLRAVNPSSNRMNPSDKYIQVVTTDGHEFWFMGFISYDKALKQLCETLQQSRDSSGVPVAHSA, encoded by the exons ATGGACCACAATAACAACAATCCTTACCTCCAGTTCGCGCCTGTTCCTCCCGCTACTAGTAATGGACATGGGACGAATG GATCGATGGGGAAGATATGTGATGCTCTGAATCGATGCGGGAAAAGGGTCGAAGTGGCCACTAGGAAAGCAGAAGTCTATGCTGATAACATCTGGCATCACT TCAAGGTTAGTCCTAGTCTCACCGATGCGGCAATGGCAAGGATTTCTCAAGGGACAAAGGTACTTACTGAAGGAGGATATGATAAGGTATTCCAGCAGACATTTGAGGTCTTGCCTGGAGAGAAGTTCTTGAATGCATATGCTTGCTATATATCAACTTCCACAGGACCTGTCATTGGGACACTTTATATATCCTCCAAAAAGGTGGCCTTTTGCAGTGAGCATCCCTTCTGCTATTATTCTCCCACAGGACAGCAGCAATGGATGTATTACAAG gtCGTGGTGCAGCCTGATAGGTTGAGAGCAGTAAATCCTTCTTCAAACAGAATGAACCCTTCTGATAAGTACATCCAAGTTGTGACAACGGATGGTCATGAATTCTGGTTCATGGGGTTTATATCATACGACAAGGCACTGAAGCAATTATGTGAGACTTTACAGCAGTCTCGTGACTCTTCTGGGGTCCCTGTGGCACACAGTGCATGA
- the LOC133681526 gene encoding GEM-like protein 1 isoform X1 yields MDHNNNNPYLQFAPVPPATSNGHGTNGNRSMGKICDALNRCGKRVEVATRKAEVYADNIWHHFKVSPSLTDAAMARISQGTKVLTEGGYDKVFQQTFEVLPGEKFLNAYACYISTSTGPVIGTLYISSKKVAFCSEHPFCYYSPTGQQQWMYYKVVVQPDRLRAVNPSSNRMNPSDKYIQVVTTDGHEFWFMGFISYDKALKQLCETLQQSRDSSGVPVAHSA; encoded by the exons ATGGACCACAATAACAACAATCCTTACCTCCAGTTCGCGCCTGTTCCTCCCGCTACTAGTAATGGACATGGGACGAATGGTAACA GATCGATGGGGAAGATATGTGATGCTCTGAATCGATGCGGGAAAAGGGTCGAAGTGGCCACTAGGAAAGCAGAAGTCTATGCTGATAACATCTGGCATCACT TCAAGGTTAGTCCTAGTCTCACCGATGCGGCAATGGCAAGGATTTCTCAAGGGACAAAGGTACTTACTGAAGGAGGATATGATAAGGTATTCCAGCAGACATTTGAGGTCTTGCCTGGAGAGAAGTTCTTGAATGCATATGCTTGCTATATATCAACTTCCACAGGACCTGTCATTGGGACACTTTATATATCCTCCAAAAAGGTGGCCTTTTGCAGTGAGCATCCCTTCTGCTATTATTCTCCCACAGGACAGCAGCAATGGATGTATTACAAG gtCGTGGTGCAGCCTGATAGGTTGAGAGCAGTAAATCCTTCTTCAAACAGAATGAACCCTTCTGATAAGTACATCCAAGTTGTGACAACGGATGGTCATGAATTCTGGTTCATGGGGTTTATATCATACGACAAGGCACTGAAGCAATTATGTGAGACTTTACAGCAGTCTCGTGACTCTTCTGGGGTCCCTGTGGCACACAGTGCATGA
- the LOC133683172 gene encoding uncharacterized protein LOC133683172, producing MGIQKICHRSSSSDKVSCVFNGEVKLMRDNPVLGADSGNDSDDCELAELNCELGMVEGQWCCIPYELYDLPDLREILSLDTWNLCLTEEERFHLSAYLPDMDQETFCLTMKELFDGSEIYFGNPLDKFFKKLKAGFYPPKVACFREGLQFLQRKQYYHSLRAYHDRMIQKFIDMRRLWDQREMSPGIEENIFTWKNRRKQKSTNTLDLNESPDDDHLLSEKVNLELKATKLVESENSAKDRPPFLSANRPKFAAPYCRPKGVLKKKASGSDSFHNYNSKMVVADFSEHYRSLPKGLLKIVPKVPSVHLEQSGIVPTGVQSNFPSGTHGIRDFKFSPLPTSLCSQNAGSLHEYPFLRQKADGSRVYSPLDQPQFLMDPQESVRATSNHPESSSRKVKLETPSSLDDNSVLGKHKLFGVDMGRFLNKECKSSLETVGAMPYAFGSENPRANLGREFNGSSLRSLESFPFRIQYQGGEQHMTPLKEEHLTIHPRIPEVVPTISDVGNGKQETLMGSSSHQKNGESDVSIRKLEKLSSKSIVSEAFKDKKLLPLTYKRRKVVTKANSLNFGKSLTAAADLKSAIPKESNQDFREGVKTVKIKLMGLKDMPLDKEPETALHGLK from the coding sequence ATGGGCATACAGAAGATTTGCCATCGGAGTTCAAGTTCTGATAAAGTTTCTTGTGTCTTCAATGGTGAAGTCAAGCTGATGAGAGATAACCCAGTCCTGGGAGCAGACTCAGGGAATGATTCAGATGATTGTGAACTTGCTGAATTGAACTGTGAGCTTGGCATGGTGGAAGGCCAGTGGTGCTGCATACCATATGAGCTCTATGATCTTCCAGATTTGAGGGAAATATTATCTCTAGACACATGGAATTTGTGTTTAACAGAGGAAGAAAGGTTCCATCTGTCAGCTTACCTTCCAGACATGGACCAAGAGACGTTTTGCTTGACTATGAAGGAACTTTTTGATGGTAGTGAAATATATTTTGGGAATCCGTTGgataaattcttcaaaaaattgAAAGCTGGATTCTACCCTCCAAAGGTGGCGTGCTTCAGAGAAGGCTTGCAGTTTTTACAAAGGAAACAATATTATCATTCGCTTAGAGCTTACCATGACAGGATGATACAAAAGTTTATAGACATGAGAAGGTTATGGGATCAGCGTGAAATGAGTCCTGGTATTGAGGAAAATATTTTCACTTGGAAAAACAGGAGAAAACAAAAGAGCACCAACACGCTTGATCTAAATGAATCTCCTGATGACGATCATCTGTTAAGTGAGAAGGTCAACTTGGAATTGAAGGCAACGAAGCTAGTGGAGAGTGAGAATTCAGCCAAGGACAGGCCACCCTTTCTGTCTGCCAACAGGCCAAAATTTGCAGCTCCATACTGCAGACCAAAGGGGGTTCTAAAGAAGAAGGCATCCGGCAGTGATTCATTCCATAATTACAATTCAAAGATGGTTGTGGCTGACTTCTCAGAACACTATCGATCATTGCCCAAAGGACTGTTGAAAATAGTACCTAAAGTTCCTTCAGTTCACCTGGAACAATCAGGCATTGTGCCAACAGGAGTGCAATCAAACTTTCCTTCTGGGACTCATGGCATACGGGATTTTAAGTTTTCTCCTTTACCAACTTCTCTATGCTCTCAGAATGCAGGTAGCCTGCATGAATATCCATTTCTAAGGCAAAAGGCTGATGGTAGCAGAGTTTATTCTCCTCTGGACCAACCTCAGTTTCTAATGGATCCACAGGAAAGTGTTAGGGCAACCAGTAATCACCCAGAAAGCTCCTCAAGAAAAGTGAAACTGGAAACACCTTCATCTTTAGATGACAATTCTGTTTTAGGAAAACACAAATTGTTTGGAGTTGATATGGGAAGGTTTCTGAATAAGGAATGCAAGTCATCCTTGGAGACAGTGGGTGCAATGCCGTATGCCTTTGGTAGTGAAAATCCGAGGGCAAATTTGGGCAGAGAATTTAATGGCTCTTCCCTGAGATCCTTGGAATCATTCCCATTTCGTATCCAATATCAGGGAGGGGAGCAGCACATGACACCCTTAAAAGAAGAGCATCTCACTATCCATCCAAGAATTCCAGAAGTGGTTCCCACAATTTCAGATGTTGGCAATGGTAAGCAAGAAACGTTAATGGGTTCTTCTTCACACCAAAAGAATGGTGAGAGTGATGTCAGCATCAGAAAATTGGAGAAGCTATCGAGTAAATCCATTGTCTCGGAGGCATTTAAGGATAAAAAGTTACTGCCATTGACGTACAAGCGAAGGAAAGTTGTAACTAAGGCCAACTCATTAAACTTTGGCAAGTCACTAACAGCAGCTGCTGATTTGAAGTCTGCAATTCCAAAAGAATCAAATCAAGATTTTAGGGAAGGTGTGAAAACtgtgaagataaaattaatggGATTGAAAGATATGCCCTTGGACAAGGAACCTGAAACAGCACTTCATGGACTAAAGTAG